One window of the Syntrophorhabdaceae bacterium genome contains the following:
- a CDS encoding TRAP transporter small permease — protein MNGIKYVFDRIFAGLTWAAFGMLIIMTILIFADVFCRYLLNFSIFWADEVSLILMIWFTFIALAVGVRKKIHIAIDFVLSFLPDKVQTKIVARIVDVFTFIFGVTFVYFGIALCRIGTYSTLAATEWPSYTEYVFIPVSGLLVIYTSVENFLQRSKGPEYLDTIFLGQGDKDASLQ, from the coding sequence ATGAACGGGATCAAGTACGTCTTTGACAGGATATTTGCAGGGCTCACATGGGCGGCCTTCGGTATGCTCATTATTATGACGATTCTGATTTTTGCCGATGTCTTCTGCAGGTACCTTCTGAATTTTAGCATCTTCTGGGCTGACGAGGTGAGCCTCATCCTCATGATCTGGTTTACCTTCATTGCCCTCGCCGTGGGGGTGCGCAAGAAGATTCATATTGCGATAGATTTTGTTCTGTCCTTTCTCCCGGACAAGGTTCAGACCAAAATCGTGGCGCGCATCGTCGATGTATTTACGTTTATTTTCGGAGTGACCTTCGTCTACTTTGGCATTGCACTTTGTAGAATCGGTACATATTCAACGCTTGCAGCAACCGAATGGCCTTCTTACACAGAATATGTTTTCATTCCGGTGAGTGGGCTGCTCGTCATATATACGTCCGTTGAAAATTTTCTTCAGAGGTCGAAAGGTCCTGAATATCTCGACACCATTTTTTTAGGCCAGGGGGACAAAGATGCATCATTACAGTGA
- a CDS encoding TRAP transporter substrate-binding protein, with protein sequence MKKGLIILLAAVFLAVVGHISIAFAADTIELKLAEIHPKGYPTELGDEEFARLVKERTGGRINVTVYPGGQLGGDEKAVVEQVQMGAIDFARISLAPVLQFAKELNVLSLPYIYRDSNHMWKVLSGPIGQDLLKSVDKANLVGLAYYDAGARSFYNSKREIKSLADLKGLKIRVQEAKLMMDLVKALGASPTPMATGDVYSALQTNVIDGAENNWPSYISFSHYQVAKFYTVDGHTRVPEILIGSKKNFANLSKADLDIISKSAKDAVEFQKKKWAESEKVNEEKAKAAGCKITYLDAKTLGEFQKAVQPIYADYKEYADLIKKIQDVK encoded by the coding sequence TATTGCTTTTGCAGCTGATACGATTGAGCTCAAGCTCGCTGAAATCCATCCCAAGGGTTATCCCACTGAGCTCGGAGATGAAGAGTTCGCCCGTCTCGTCAAGGAGCGCACGGGCGGCCGCATCAATGTCACCGTGTACCCTGGCGGTCAGCTGGGCGGTGACGAGAAGGCGGTTGTGGAGCAAGTTCAGATGGGCGCCATCGATTTTGCCCGTATAAGCCTGGCGCCGGTATTGCAGTTTGCCAAGGAGCTCAATGTTCTCTCGCTCCCTTACATCTATCGCGATTCCAACCACATGTGGAAGGTTCTCTCCGGTCCTATCGGTCAGGACTTGTTGAAATCCGTCGATAAGGCAAACCTTGTGGGCCTCGCATATTATGACGCGGGTGCACGGAGCTTCTACAATTCAAAAAGAGAGATTAAGAGCCTTGCCGACCTCAAGGGGCTCAAGATCCGTGTTCAGGAAGCGAAACTCATGATGGACCTGGTCAAAGCGCTCGGCGCCTCTCCGACCCCGATGGCCACAGGCGATGTGTATTCAGCCCTTCAGACGAACGTTATCGACGGCGCCGAAAATAACTGGCCGTCGTACATCTCCTTCAGCCACTACCAGGTGGCAAAATTCTACACCGTGGACGGACATACACGGGTTCCCGAAATCCTCATCGGGAGCAAGAAGAACTTTGCAAACCTGTCAAAGGCCGATCTTGATATTATTAGCAAGTCGGCCAAAGACGCGGTAGAGTTCCAGAAGAAAAAATGGGCGGAATCAGAGAAGGTAAACGAAGAGAAGGCCAAGGCGGCGGGCTGCAAGATCACTTATCTTGACGCGAAGACCTTGGGCGAGTTCCAGAAGGCCGTTCAGCCCATCTATGCCGATTACAAAGAATATGCCGATCTGATCAAGAAGATCCAGGATGTAAAGTAG